A region of Cucumis melo cultivar AY chromosome 2, USDA_Cmelo_AY_1.0, whole genome shotgun sequence DNA encodes the following proteins:
- the LOC103502364 gene encoding rhodanese-like domain-containing protein 11, chloroplastic, which translates to MEALALPSLNSLTISCSNLKKGSFSNFPRSLNHSKFYEQSTLKFSPLHGTHRHHFNVVKMQSDSEDYELKQMRDMAAAKKRWDSLIREGKVKVLMPREAGYAVQLSDKTLLDVRPSIEHKKAWVKGSTWIPIFEVDDKLDPGTLSRKVTSFMMGGWWSGVPTVSYNSRFLSEVQEKFPKDADLILACQKGLRSLAACEILYNAGYRNLFWVQGGLDAAEEEDLVREGPQPLKFAGIGGLSEFLGWTDQQRIAGAKEGWGYRLVYSARLIAVFIFADALFIGVQQLARYVQELRSH; encoded by the exons ATGGAAGCTCTGGCGCTTCCTTCCCTGAATTCACTCACCATTTCTTGCTCTAATTTGAAGAAAGGGAGTTTTTCCAACTTCCCCAGAAGCTTAAATCACTCTAAATTTTACGAACAATCCACCTTAAAGTTCAGCCCCCTTCATGGTACCCACCGCCAT CATTTCAATGTTGTCAAAATGCAAAGTGATAGCGAAGACTATGAGCTGAAGCAAATGAGGGATATGGCTGCAGCTAAAAAGAGATGGGATTCTCTG ATCCGAGAAGGCAAAGTGAAAGTTTTGATGCCAAGGGAAGCTGGTTATGCTGTTCAGCTCTCTGATAAGACATTGCTTGATGTGCGTCCTTCTATAGAACACAAAAAG GCATGGGTTAAAGGCTCAACATGGATCCCTATCTTTGAGGTTGATGACAAACTTGATCCTGGAACTCTTTCTCGAAAAGTCACAAGCTTCATGATGG GGGGATGGTGGAGTGGTGTGCCTACCGTATCCTACAATAG CCGATTCTTATCAGAAGTTCAAGAGAAGTTTCCAAAAGACGCTGACCTTATTCTTGCATGCCAAAAGGGGTTGAG GTCCCTGGCTGCATGTGAAATCCTCTACAATGCTGGTTATAGAAACCTTTTCTGGGTTCAAGGCGGTCTAGATGCTGCGGAAGAAGAG GATCTTGTCAGAGAAGGTCCTCAACCTTTGAAATTCGCTGGGATTGGTGGGCTTTCAGAATTCCTTGG TTGGACAGATCAACAAAGGATAGCTGGTGCAAAAGAAGGTTGGGGTTATCGCTTGGTTTACTCTGCTCGTTTG ATTGCAGTCTTCATCTTTGCGGATGCCTTGTTTATTGGCGTCCAACAATTGGCTCGCTATGTTCAGGAATTACGGTCTCACTGA
- the LOC103502363 gene encoding E3 ubiquitin-protein ligase RGLG2-like isoform X4 → MDETLNVALVSSCEVMGGKSSKHGSSRRNSSSRSNSQQWGHYGYPESPYTQSRSTPRYAPPTPSYGGTQAPETRKRLERKYSRIDDNYNSLDQVTEALARAGLESSNLIVGIDFTKSNEWTGARSFNRRSLHHIGDEQNPYEQAIAIIGQTLSSFDEDNMIPCFGFGDASTHDQEVFSFYSDERFCNGFEEVLGRYKELVPHLRLAGPTSFAPIIEMAITIVEQSGGQYHVLVIIADGQVTRSVDTERGQFSPQEKKTIEAIVKASKYPLSIILVGVGDGPWDMMREFDDNIPARAFDNFQFVNFTNIMLKNIDRSRKEAEFALAALMEIPSQYKATLELGLLGVSRGKAIDRIPLPPPFYGPSIQKTSNSSSSRPTPPSFSGVAPVRTAPPLSSVSDAHACPICISNAKDMAFGCGHQTCCECGQDLQLCPICRSFIDTRIKLY, encoded by the exons ATGGATGAAACTCTGAATGTAGCTCTTGTG AGTTCTTGTGAAGTGATGGGTGGGAAAAGTTCTAAGCATGGAAGTTCAAGACGGAATTCGTCTAGTCGGTCGAACTCACAGCAGTGGGGTCATTATGGTTATCCGGAGTCGCCATATACTCAATCGAGAAGCACACCTCGGTATGCACCTCCAACTCCTAGCTATGGTGGAACTCAAGCCCCTGAGACAAGAAAGAGGCTGGAGAGGAAGTACTCAAGGATAGATGATAACTATAATAGTCTAGATCAG GTTACTGAGGCATTAGCTCGTGCTGGCCTGGAGTCCTCGAATCTTATCGTTGGTATAGATTTCACAAAGAGCAATGAGTGGACAG GTGCAAGATCATTCAACCGTAGAAGTTTGCATCATATTGGAGATGAGCAAAATCCCTATGAACAAGCAATAGCAATTATTGGGCAAACATTATCTTCCTTTGATGAAGATAATATGATTCCTTGCTTCGGTTTTGGAGATG CATCCACTCATGACCAAGAGGTTTTCAGCTTTTATTCCGACGAGCGATTTTGTAATGGATTTGAAGAAGTGTTGGGTAGATACAAGGAACTGGTGCCGCATCTTCGACTTGCAG GACCGACATCTTTTGCACCTATCATCGAAATGGCTATCACAATTGTCGAGCAAAGCGGCGGCCAATACCATGTATTGGTAATAATAGCTGATGGTCAG GTCACAAGAAGTGTTGATACTGAGCGTGGACAGTTTAGCCCACAGGAAAAGAAAACCATTGAAGCAATAGTGAAAGCTAG CAAATATCCCCTGTCGATTATACTAGTTGGAGTTGGAGATGGGCCTTGGGACATGATGAGGGAATTTGACGACAATATCCCAGCTCGAGCCTTCGATAACTTCCAA TTCGTGAATTTCACAAACATAATGTTAAAGAATATAGATCGATCCAGAAAGGAAGCGGAATTTGCTCTTGCAGCACTCATGGAAATACCCTCCCAGTACAAAGCAACACTGGAGCTTGGTCTTTTGGG TGTCAGTAGAGGGAAGGCAATCGACCGGATTCCTCTTCCCCCTCCTTTTTATGGACCTAGTATTCAAAAAACCTCAAACTCAAGCAGTTCTCGCCCAACGCCACCCTCATTTAGTGGAGTTGCTCCTGTCCGAACCGCACCTCCTCTAAGTTCAGTTTCCGATGCCCAT GCTTGTCCCATTTGCATCTCCAATGCTAAGGATATGGCTTTTGGCTGTGGACATCAG ACATGTTGTGAATGTGGACAGGATCTTCAGCTATGTCCCATATGCCGCAGCTTTATCGACACAAGGATAAAgctttattag
- the LOC103502363 gene encoding E3 ubiquitin-protein ligase RGLG2-like isoform X3, protein MDETLNVALVVDFATLFSSCEVMGGKSSKHGSSRRNSSSRSNSQQWGHYGYPESPYTQSRSTPRYAPPTPSYGGTQAPETRKRLERKYSRIDDNYNSLDQVTEALARAGLESSNLIVGIDFTKSNEWTGARSFNRRSLHHIGDEQNPYEQAIAIIGQTLSSFDEDNMIPCFGFGDASTHDQEVFSFYSDERFCNGFEEVLGRYKELVPHLRLAGPTSFAPIIEMAITIVEQSGGQYHVLVIIADGQVTRSVDTERGQFSPQEKKTIEAIVKASKYPLSIILVGVGDGPWDMMREFDDNIPARAFDNFQFVNFTNIMLKNIDRSRKEAEFALAALMEIPSQYKATLELGLLGVSRGKAIDRIPLPPPFYGPSIQKTSNSSSSRPTPPSFSGVAPVRTAPPLSSVSDAHACPICISNAKDMAFGCGHQTCCECGQDLQLCPICRSFIDTRIKLY, encoded by the exons ATGGATGAAACTCTGAATGTAGCTCTTGTGGTCGACTTTGCAACCCTTTTT AGTTCTTGTGAAGTGATGGGTGGGAAAAGTTCTAAGCATGGAAGTTCAAGACGGAATTCGTCTAGTCGGTCGAACTCACAGCAGTGGGGTCATTATGGTTATCCGGAGTCGCCATATACTCAATCGAGAAGCACACCTCGGTATGCACCTCCAACTCCTAGCTATGGTGGAACTCAAGCCCCTGAGACAAGAAAGAGGCTGGAGAGGAAGTACTCAAGGATAGATGATAACTATAATAGTCTAGATCAG GTTACTGAGGCATTAGCTCGTGCTGGCCTGGAGTCCTCGAATCTTATCGTTGGTATAGATTTCACAAAGAGCAATGAGTGGACAG GTGCAAGATCATTCAACCGTAGAAGTTTGCATCATATTGGAGATGAGCAAAATCCCTATGAACAAGCAATAGCAATTATTGGGCAAACATTATCTTCCTTTGATGAAGATAATATGATTCCTTGCTTCGGTTTTGGAGATG CATCCACTCATGACCAAGAGGTTTTCAGCTTTTATTCCGACGAGCGATTTTGTAATGGATTTGAAGAAGTGTTGGGTAGATACAAGGAACTGGTGCCGCATCTTCGACTTGCAG GACCGACATCTTTTGCACCTATCATCGAAATGGCTATCACAATTGTCGAGCAAAGCGGCGGCCAATACCATGTATTGGTAATAATAGCTGATGGTCAG GTCACAAGAAGTGTTGATACTGAGCGTGGACAGTTTAGCCCACAGGAAAAGAAAACCATTGAAGCAATAGTGAAAGCTAG CAAATATCCCCTGTCGATTATACTAGTTGGAGTTGGAGATGGGCCTTGGGACATGATGAGGGAATTTGACGACAATATCCCAGCTCGAGCCTTCGATAACTTCCAA TTCGTGAATTTCACAAACATAATGTTAAAGAATATAGATCGATCCAGAAAGGAAGCGGAATTTGCTCTTGCAGCACTCATGGAAATACCCTCCCAGTACAAAGCAACACTGGAGCTTGGTCTTTTGGG TGTCAGTAGAGGGAAGGCAATCGACCGGATTCCTCTTCCCCCTCCTTTTTATGGACCTAGTATTCAAAAAACCTCAAACTCAAGCAGTTCTCGCCCAACGCCACCCTCATTTAGTGGAGTTGCTCCTGTCCGAACCGCACCTCCTCTAAGTTCAGTTTCCGATGCCCAT GCTTGTCCCATTTGCATCTCCAATGCTAAGGATATGGCTTTTGGCTGTGGACATCAG ACATGTTGTGAATGTGGACAGGATCTTCAGCTATGTCCCATATGCCGCAGCTTTATCGACACAAGGATAAAgctttattag
- the LOC103502363 gene encoding E3 ubiquitin-protein ligase RGLG2-like isoform X2 — MHRLEPNRSLNLPVFCTKIRSSRRRFGSSCEVMGGKSSKHGSSRRNSSSRSNSQQWGHYGYPESPYTQSRSTPRYAPPTPSYGGTQAPETRKRLERKYSRIDDNYNSLDQVTEALARAGLESSNLIVGIDFTKSNEWTGARSFNRRSLHHIGDEQNPYEQAIAIIGQTLSSFDEDNMIPCFGFGDASTHDQEVFSFYSDERFCNGFEEVLGRYKELVPHLRLAGPTSFAPIIEMAITIVEQSGGQYHVLVIIADGQVTRSVDTERGQFSPQEKKTIEAIVKASKYPLSIILVGVGDGPWDMMREFDDNIPARAFDNFQFVNFTNIMLKNIDRSRKEAEFALAALMEIPSQYKATLELGLLGVSRGKAIDRIPLPPPFYGPSIQKTSNSSSSRPTPPSFSGVAPVRTAPPLSSVSDAHACPICISNAKDMAFGCGHQTCCECGQDLQLCPICRSFIDTRIKLY; from the exons ATGCACAGGCTTGAACCAAACAGGAGTCTGAATTTGCCTGTGTTTTGTACAAAGATACGAAGCTCTCGTAGAAGATTTGGG AGTTCTTGTGAAGTGATGGGTGGGAAAAGTTCTAAGCATGGAAGTTCAAGACGGAATTCGTCTAGTCGGTCGAACTCACAGCAGTGGGGTCATTATGGTTATCCGGAGTCGCCATATACTCAATCGAGAAGCACACCTCGGTATGCACCTCCAACTCCTAGCTATGGTGGAACTCAAGCCCCTGAGACAAGAAAGAGGCTGGAGAGGAAGTACTCAAGGATAGATGATAACTATAATAGTCTAGATCAG GTTACTGAGGCATTAGCTCGTGCTGGCCTGGAGTCCTCGAATCTTATCGTTGGTATAGATTTCACAAAGAGCAATGAGTGGACAG GTGCAAGATCATTCAACCGTAGAAGTTTGCATCATATTGGAGATGAGCAAAATCCCTATGAACAAGCAATAGCAATTATTGGGCAAACATTATCTTCCTTTGATGAAGATAATATGATTCCTTGCTTCGGTTTTGGAGATG CATCCACTCATGACCAAGAGGTTTTCAGCTTTTATTCCGACGAGCGATTTTGTAATGGATTTGAAGAAGTGTTGGGTAGATACAAGGAACTGGTGCCGCATCTTCGACTTGCAG GACCGACATCTTTTGCACCTATCATCGAAATGGCTATCACAATTGTCGAGCAAAGCGGCGGCCAATACCATGTATTGGTAATAATAGCTGATGGTCAG GTCACAAGAAGTGTTGATACTGAGCGTGGACAGTTTAGCCCACAGGAAAAGAAAACCATTGAAGCAATAGTGAAAGCTAG CAAATATCCCCTGTCGATTATACTAGTTGGAGTTGGAGATGGGCCTTGGGACATGATGAGGGAATTTGACGACAATATCCCAGCTCGAGCCTTCGATAACTTCCAA TTCGTGAATTTCACAAACATAATGTTAAAGAATATAGATCGATCCAGAAAGGAAGCGGAATTTGCTCTTGCAGCACTCATGGAAATACCCTCCCAGTACAAAGCAACACTGGAGCTTGGTCTTTTGGG TGTCAGTAGAGGGAAGGCAATCGACCGGATTCCTCTTCCCCCTCCTTTTTATGGACCTAGTATTCAAAAAACCTCAAACTCAAGCAGTTCTCGCCCAACGCCACCCTCATTTAGTGGAGTTGCTCCTGTCCGAACCGCACCTCCTCTAAGTTCAGTTTCCGATGCCCAT GCTTGTCCCATTTGCATCTCCAATGCTAAGGATATGGCTTTTGGCTGTGGACATCAG ACATGTTGTGAATGTGGACAGGATCTTCAGCTATGTCCCATATGCCGCAGCTTTATCGACACAAGGATAAAgctttattag
- the LOC103502363 gene encoding E3 ubiquitin-protein ligase RGLG2-like isoform X1, which produces MHRLEPNRSLNLPVFCTKIRSSRRRFGVVSFSSCEVMGGKSSKHGSSRRNSSSRSNSQQWGHYGYPESPYTQSRSTPRYAPPTPSYGGTQAPETRKRLERKYSRIDDNYNSLDQVTEALARAGLESSNLIVGIDFTKSNEWTGARSFNRRSLHHIGDEQNPYEQAIAIIGQTLSSFDEDNMIPCFGFGDASTHDQEVFSFYSDERFCNGFEEVLGRYKELVPHLRLAGPTSFAPIIEMAITIVEQSGGQYHVLVIIADGQVTRSVDTERGQFSPQEKKTIEAIVKASKYPLSIILVGVGDGPWDMMREFDDNIPARAFDNFQFVNFTNIMLKNIDRSRKEAEFALAALMEIPSQYKATLELGLLGVSRGKAIDRIPLPPPFYGPSIQKTSNSSSSRPTPPSFSGVAPVRTAPPLSSVSDAHACPICISNAKDMAFGCGHQTCCECGQDLQLCPICRSFIDTRIKLY; this is translated from the exons ATGCACAGGCTTGAACCAAACAGGAGTCTGAATTTGCCTGTGTTTTGTACAAAGATACGAAGCTCTCGTAGAAGATTTGGGGTTGTTTCGTTT AGTTCTTGTGAAGTGATGGGTGGGAAAAGTTCTAAGCATGGAAGTTCAAGACGGAATTCGTCTAGTCGGTCGAACTCACAGCAGTGGGGTCATTATGGTTATCCGGAGTCGCCATATACTCAATCGAGAAGCACACCTCGGTATGCACCTCCAACTCCTAGCTATGGTGGAACTCAAGCCCCTGAGACAAGAAAGAGGCTGGAGAGGAAGTACTCAAGGATAGATGATAACTATAATAGTCTAGATCAG GTTACTGAGGCATTAGCTCGTGCTGGCCTGGAGTCCTCGAATCTTATCGTTGGTATAGATTTCACAAAGAGCAATGAGTGGACAG GTGCAAGATCATTCAACCGTAGAAGTTTGCATCATATTGGAGATGAGCAAAATCCCTATGAACAAGCAATAGCAATTATTGGGCAAACATTATCTTCCTTTGATGAAGATAATATGATTCCTTGCTTCGGTTTTGGAGATG CATCCACTCATGACCAAGAGGTTTTCAGCTTTTATTCCGACGAGCGATTTTGTAATGGATTTGAAGAAGTGTTGGGTAGATACAAGGAACTGGTGCCGCATCTTCGACTTGCAG GACCGACATCTTTTGCACCTATCATCGAAATGGCTATCACAATTGTCGAGCAAAGCGGCGGCCAATACCATGTATTGGTAATAATAGCTGATGGTCAG GTCACAAGAAGTGTTGATACTGAGCGTGGACAGTTTAGCCCACAGGAAAAGAAAACCATTGAAGCAATAGTGAAAGCTAG CAAATATCCCCTGTCGATTATACTAGTTGGAGTTGGAGATGGGCCTTGGGACATGATGAGGGAATTTGACGACAATATCCCAGCTCGAGCCTTCGATAACTTCCAA TTCGTGAATTTCACAAACATAATGTTAAAGAATATAGATCGATCCAGAAAGGAAGCGGAATTTGCTCTTGCAGCACTCATGGAAATACCCTCCCAGTACAAAGCAACACTGGAGCTTGGTCTTTTGGG TGTCAGTAGAGGGAAGGCAATCGACCGGATTCCTCTTCCCCCTCCTTTTTATGGACCTAGTATTCAAAAAACCTCAAACTCAAGCAGTTCTCGCCCAACGCCACCCTCATTTAGTGGAGTTGCTCCTGTCCGAACCGCACCTCCTCTAAGTTCAGTTTCCGATGCCCAT GCTTGTCCCATTTGCATCTCCAATGCTAAGGATATGGCTTTTGGCTGTGGACATCAG ACATGTTGTGAATGTGGACAGGATCTTCAGCTATGTCCCATATGCCGCAGCTTTATCGACACAAGGATAAAgctttattag
- the LOC103502363 gene encoding E3 ubiquitin-protein ligase RGLG2-like isoform X5 has product MGGKSSKHGSSRRNSSSRSNSQQWGHYGYPESPYTQSRSTPRYAPPTPSYGGTQAPETRKRLERKYSRIDDNYNSLDQVTEALARAGLESSNLIVGIDFTKSNEWTGARSFNRRSLHHIGDEQNPYEQAIAIIGQTLSSFDEDNMIPCFGFGDASTHDQEVFSFYSDERFCNGFEEVLGRYKELVPHLRLAGPTSFAPIIEMAITIVEQSGGQYHVLVIIADGQVTRSVDTERGQFSPQEKKTIEAIVKASKYPLSIILVGVGDGPWDMMREFDDNIPARAFDNFQFVNFTNIMLKNIDRSRKEAEFALAALMEIPSQYKATLELGLLGVSRGKAIDRIPLPPPFYGPSIQKTSNSSSSRPTPPSFSGVAPVRTAPPLSSVSDAHACPICISNAKDMAFGCGHQTCCECGQDLQLCPICRSFIDTRIKLY; this is encoded by the exons ATGGGTGGGAAAAGTTCTAAGCATGGAAGTTCAAGACGGAATTCGTCTAGTCGGTCGAACTCACAGCAGTGGGGTCATTATGGTTATCCGGAGTCGCCATATACTCAATCGAGAAGCACACCTCGGTATGCACCTCCAACTCCTAGCTATGGTGGAACTCAAGCCCCTGAGACAAGAAAGAGGCTGGAGAGGAAGTACTCAAGGATAGATGATAACTATAATAGTCTAGATCAG GTTACTGAGGCATTAGCTCGTGCTGGCCTGGAGTCCTCGAATCTTATCGTTGGTATAGATTTCACAAAGAGCAATGAGTGGACAG GTGCAAGATCATTCAACCGTAGAAGTTTGCATCATATTGGAGATGAGCAAAATCCCTATGAACAAGCAATAGCAATTATTGGGCAAACATTATCTTCCTTTGATGAAGATAATATGATTCCTTGCTTCGGTTTTGGAGATG CATCCACTCATGACCAAGAGGTTTTCAGCTTTTATTCCGACGAGCGATTTTGTAATGGATTTGAAGAAGTGTTGGGTAGATACAAGGAACTGGTGCCGCATCTTCGACTTGCAG GACCGACATCTTTTGCACCTATCATCGAAATGGCTATCACAATTGTCGAGCAAAGCGGCGGCCAATACCATGTATTGGTAATAATAGCTGATGGTCAG GTCACAAGAAGTGTTGATACTGAGCGTGGACAGTTTAGCCCACAGGAAAAGAAAACCATTGAAGCAATAGTGAAAGCTAG CAAATATCCCCTGTCGATTATACTAGTTGGAGTTGGAGATGGGCCTTGGGACATGATGAGGGAATTTGACGACAATATCCCAGCTCGAGCCTTCGATAACTTCCAA TTCGTGAATTTCACAAACATAATGTTAAAGAATATAGATCGATCCAGAAAGGAAGCGGAATTTGCTCTTGCAGCACTCATGGAAATACCCTCCCAGTACAAAGCAACACTGGAGCTTGGTCTTTTGGG TGTCAGTAGAGGGAAGGCAATCGACCGGATTCCTCTTCCCCCTCCTTTTTATGGACCTAGTATTCAAAAAACCTCAAACTCAAGCAGTTCTCGCCCAACGCCACCCTCATTTAGTGGAGTTGCTCCTGTCCGAACCGCACCTCCTCTAAGTTCAGTTTCCGATGCCCAT GCTTGTCCCATTTGCATCTCCAATGCTAAGGATATGGCTTTTGGCTGTGGACATCAG ACATGTTGTGAATGTGGACAGGATCTTCAGCTATGTCCCATATGCCGCAGCTTTATCGACACAAGGATAAAgctttattag
- the LOC103502362 gene encoding aldehyde oxidase GLOX-like, with translation MANHRHFSAVLNVLKATVVLLLQCTKIRSVVGVSLATQTAGRWNLLLNNTGVIAMHMALTHYDTVVIFDQTSAGPSGYRLRRRFGGKLCTTSDADMIDPTCYAHSVEYDISKNQVRALRISSDTWCSSGSFLSNGTLLQTGGYGSGSRRIRNFRPCKDHHCNWSESNKLLSNARWYATTIVLPEHDRLFVVGGKRTFNYEFVPKMGKEKSYDLPFLHRTFNNREGGNNLYPFVHLSTDGNLFIFANRDSILFNYRRNKVVKTFPRIPGGGARNYPATGSSVMLPLDHRNKFQLVEVMVCGGSVTGAYRAARRGQFMKGLRSCGRMVITGNRHKWNMENMPEPRLLHDMLILPTGNILIINGAKTGCAGWGNARNASLRPYLYKPKNQLNRRFSILRSTKIARMYHSSAIVLTDGRILIAGGNTHKNYTYSNVPYPTELRLQAYHPHYIESKYNYQRPKNVTIHYARGDYGIKYGGEFTVQFKLGRRRKEDAIEFNVYAPPFATHSFSMNQRLVKLRRKRMKRDGNGEWMSAVVEAPPSANVAPAGYYLLTVVHGGIPSVSRWIRIIHS, from the coding sequence ATGGCCAACCATAGACATTTTTCTGCAGTACTCAATGTACTGAAAGCCACCGTTGTGCTACTGCTACAATGTACAAAAATCCGTTCTGTAGTCGGAGTTTCTCTAGCAACGCAAACAGCAGGAAGGTGGAATCTTCTTTTGAATAACACTGGCGTGATAGCCATGCACATGGCTTTAACACACTACGACACTGTTGTTATATTTGATCAAACTAGTGCTGGGCCGTCTGGATATCGACTCCGACGACGATTTGGGGGAAAATTATGTACAACGTCTGATGCTGACATGATAGACCCCACCTGCTATGCCCATTCTGTGGAGTATGACATTTCAAAGAACCAAGTCAGAGCTCTCCGAATTTCTTCTGATACCTGGTGCTCCTCTGGTTCCTTCCTGAGCAATGGGACGTTATTACAAACAGGTGGTTATGGTAGCGGGTCTCGAAGAATCCGCAACTTCAGACCTTGTAAAGACCATCATTGCAATTGGAGTGAATCCAATAAGTTGTTATCAAATGCTCGTTGGTATGCTACAACTATAGTCCTTCCCGAACACGATCGGTTATTTGTGGTGGGTGGTAAGAGAACCTTCAATTATGAAttcgttccaaaaatggggaaAGAGAAGTCGTATGATCTCCCATTCTTGCATCGGACTTTTAACAATCGTGAGGGAGGAAACAACCTCTATCCCTTTGTTCATCTCTCCACTGATGGGAACTTGTTCATTTTCGCCAATAGAGACTCTATTCTATTCAATTATAGACGAAACAAAGTGGTGAAGACATTTCCTCGAATACCTGGTGGGGGAGCCCGGAACTACCCTGCCACTGGCTCCTCAGTGATGCTCCCATTAGATCATAGAAACAAGTTTCAATTGGTCGAAGTCATGGTATGTGGGGGCTCTGTTACCGGAGCTTACAGAGCAGCACGACGTGGGCAGTTCATGAAAGGTCTGCGATCATGCGGAAGAATGGTGATCACTGGGAACAGACATAAATGGAATATGGAAAATATGCCAGAACCTCGGCTCTTACACGATATGCTAATCCTTCCCACGGGCAATATTTTGATCATCAATGGCGCTAAAACTGGTTGTGCAGGATGGGGGAATGCAAGAAACGCGTCCCTTCGACCCTATCTCTACAAGCCCAAAAACCAACTGAACAGAAGATTCTCAATCCTGAGATCAACTAAAATAGCAAGAATGTACCACTCATCAGCGATCGTTCTCACCGATGGAAGAATCTTAATTGCCGGTGGAAATACCCATAAAAATTACACATATAGTAACGTACCTTACCCAACAGAACTCAGATTACAAGCATATCACCCACACTACATTGAGTCAAAATACAACTATCAGAGGCCAAAAAATGTGACGATACACTACGCTCGCGGAGATTACGGCATCAAATATGGTGGAGAGTTCACGGTTCAATTCAAATTGGGGAGAAGGAGGAAGGAAGATGCTATAGAATTTAACGTTTACGCCCCGCCATTCGCGACCCACTCGTTTTCGATGAATCAAAGGTTGGTGAAACTAAGGAGGAAGAGAATGAAGAGAGACGGGAATGGGGAATGGATGAGTGCCGTTGTGGAGGCTCCGCCGTCGGCAAATGTTGCACCGGCGGGTTATTACTTGTTGACGGTCGTTCATGGAGGAATTCCCAGCGTTTCTCGGTGGATAAGAATCATACATTCCTAA